In Populus alba chromosome 9, ASM523922v2, whole genome shotgun sequence, a genomic segment contains:
- the LOC118053711 gene encoding probable xyloglucan galactosyltransferase GT14 has protein sequence MHDQEGLMKKVPILKKGCSKFWYFTVVFLLWFLLLYFFFNSGSKLDKKDDFLLKHRYDNFVDTDESSFGGVNRNSNEETGHVAADSVMDMDTKARGNPVDNFFTGGDWDKYLREVSNAGKESKPENQLHLTENEARSINKVFGEGNREESGNARSTARENQVKKPFDHSLPREARRRRVKKPAREKRVKKQVDLSLRREEEKVVEEVIEQPNKEDQIRRQTNSDSHPESCAGRYIYIHNLPSRFNGDLVRHCQSLNEWSNMCPYLSNFGFGPRLKNSERTLSNTGWYDTNQFMLEIIFHHKMKQYKCLTNDSSLASAIFVPYYSGLDVARYLWNADKKMKDYYSRHLVRWLRESPEWKRLWGSDHFMVAGRITWDFRRLTNNNNDWGNQLMILPESRNMTVLTIESSPWNNNDFAVPYPTYFHPSSDNEVFQWQNRMRRLKRQFLFSFAGGPRPDLPDSIRSDILEQCQASREKCLLLECITGSSNCYEPVNLMKMFQSSTFCLQPPGDSYTRRSTFDSILAGCIPVFFHPGSSYAQYLWHFPRDYNKYSVFIPANKIKDEKVSIERTLSRIPIQRVWAMREEVINLIPGMVYADPSYGLETLKDAFDLTIDGVLERVEKIKMDIKAGKNFSEDIEEYTWKKNLFGTEGKHEWDHFFDRSKMIMY, from the coding sequence ATGCATGATCAAGAGGGATTGATGAAGAAGGTGCCGATACTTAAAAAGGGTTGCAGCAAATTCTGGTATTTTACGGTCGTGTTTCTTTTATGGTTCTTATTGCTCTACTTCTTCTTTAATTCGGGCTCAAAACTTGATAAGAAGGATGATTTCTTGTTGAAACACCGTTATGATAATTTTGTTGATACCGATGAATCGAGTTTTGGTGGTGTGAATCGGAATTCCAATGAAGAAACAGGGCATGTTGCAGCAGACTCTGTTATGGATATGGATACGAAAGCAAGAGGTAATCCTGTCGACAATTTTTTTACCGGTGGTGATTGGGACAAGTATCTTCGTGAAGTATCCAATGCTGGGAAAGAATCAAAACCGGAAAATCAACTACATCTTACGGAAAATGAAGCTCGGTCGATCAACAAAGTCTTTGGTGAAGGAAACAGAGAAGAATCTGGTAATGCAAGGAGTACAGCTAGGGAGAACCAGGTCAAAAAACCGTTTGATCATTCACTTCCTAGAGAGGCTAGGAGGAGACGGGTCAAGAAACCGGCAAGGGAGAAACGGGTCAAGAAACAGGTTGATCTTTCACTTcgtagagaagaagagaaggtaGTCGAGGAGGTCATCGAACAGCCTAACAAGGAAGATCAAATAAGGAGGCAAACCAATTCGGATTCACATCCTGAATCATGTGCAGGCCGATACATTTATATCCATAACCTACCAAGCCGATTCAATGGTGATTTGGTCAGGCATTGTCAGTCACTCAACGAATGGTCTAATATGTGCCCCTACCTGTCAAACTTCGGCTTCGGTCCCCGGCTAAAGAACTCGGAAAGGACGCTCTCAAACACTGGCTGGTATGATACAAACCAATTCATGCTAGAAATCATTTTCCACCATAAAATGAAGCAGTACAAGTGCTTAACCAATGACTCTTCATTGGCTTCAGCAATCTTTGTCCCTTACTATTCTGGGCTTGACGTTGCTCGTTATCTGTGGAATGCTGACAAGAAGATGAAAGATTATTATTCTCGTCATCTTGTCAGGTGGCTAAGAGAAAGCCCCGAGTGGAAAAGATTGTGGGGTAGCGACCACTTCATGGTTGCTGGAAGGATCACTTGGGATTTCAGGAGATTAACGAACAACAACAATGACTGGGGCAACCAGCTTATGATTTTGCCTGAATCTAGAAACATGACAGTGTTGACTATTGAATCAAGTCCGTGGAACAACAATGACTTTGCAGTACCCTATCCAACATACTTTCATCCTTCAAGCGACAACGAAGTGTTCCAATGGCAGAACAGGATGAGAAGACTGAAAAGGCAGTTCTTGTTTTCTTTCGCAGGTGGGCCGAGACCTGACCTCCCAGATTCTATCCGTAGTGACATTCTTGAACAGTGCCAGGCTTCAAGGGAAAAATGCCTGTTGCTAGAATGTATTACCGGTTCAAGCAACTGCTATGAACCAgttaatttgatgaaaatgtTTCAAAGCTCTACATTCTGCTTGCAGCCTCCAGGGGATTCCTATACTAGGCGATCAACTTTTGATTCGATCTTGGCTGGGTGCATTCCAGTTTTCTTCCATCCAGGTTCATCTTATGCCCAGTATTTATGGCATTTCCCGAGGGATTATAATAAATACTCCGTGTTCATACCGGCAAACAAGATAAAAGACGAGAAAGTCAGCATTGAGAGGACGTTATCTCGGATTCCGATACAAAGAGTATGGGCCATGAGAGAAGAGGTTATAAACCTGATTCCAGGCATGGTGTATGCTGATCCAAGTTATGGATTGGAGACCCTTAAAGACGCATTTGATCTCACAATTGATGGGGTTCTTGAAAGAGTTGAGAAGATTAAGATGGATATTAAAGCTGGAAAGAATTTTTCTGAAGATATAGAAGAGtatacttggaagaaaaatttatttgggACAGAAGGGAAACATGAATGGGATCATTTCTTTGATAGGTCAAAGATGATAATGtattag
- the LOC118053710 gene encoding large ribosomal subunit protein P3z, whose translation MGVFTFVCRCSGNEWTAKQIAEGDIEASASSTFELQRKLVQSALSADSSGGVQSSFSYVTPSSAVFQVIIGGACGGAFIGGGGGGAAAAPAGGAAAAAEAPAEEKKKEEEPESDDDMGFSLFD comes from the exons ATGGGAGTTTTCACCTTCGTTTGCAGGTGCTCTGGTAACGAGTGGACTGCCAAGCAGATCGCCGAAGGCGATATTGAGGCCTCCGCTTCCTCCACCTTCGAGTTGCAAAGGAAACTTGTCCAATCTGCTCTCTCCGCCGATTCCTCCGGTGGCGTCCAGTCCTCTTTCTCTTACGTCACTCCTTCATCCGCCGTTTTCCAG GTGATCATTGGTGGCGCCTGCGGTGGAGCCTTCATTGGTGGTGGCGGTGGAGGTGCAGCAGCGGCTCCAGCAGGAGGTGCAGCAGCTGCAGCTGAGGCACCTGctgaggagaagaagaaggaagaggagCCAGAGAGTGATGATGATATGGGATTCTCTCTTTTTGATTAA
- the LOC118053709 gene encoding scarecrow-like protein 14: MGSDSRYTEFPGSNKFEDEILFPVSNQNQNVTNGFKFEDLDLDHVENPLVLSDPDPGNSALSSITSMDGDSPSDDNDSENLLKYISQMLMEENMEEKPCMFHDPLALQAAERSLYDILGEKNLPSSPNESPSYGDQFLVDSPDDSFWSSRSDYSSNSSSTSNTASLVDPQWNNESRESKPSFVQMPLSPSFVFQSAANPSSQSSFKLHNGLASNSDSAIKPPVGNIVVRNIFSDSDMALQFKRGVEEASKFLPKGNPLVIDLENSSLASEMNRNAPNVAVKAEKEDKEYLPEWLTGKKNREREYGDFEEERSNKQSAVYVDESELSEMFDMLLGVGDGCQPHQCVLHEAKQRESGKTLQQNGQTRGTNGSKTRAKRQGNNEEVVDLRTFLILCAQAVSVNDCRTANELLKQIRQHSSPLSDGSQRLAHCFANALEARLAGTGTQIYTALSAEKTSAVDMLKAYQAYISACPFKKIAFIFANHSIMDVAEKASSLHIIDFGILYGFQWPSLIYRLSCRPGGPPKLRITGIELPQSGFRPAERVQETGCRLAKCCERYNVPFEYNAIAQKWDTIQIDDLKIDRNEVLAVNCVFRFKNLLDETVVVNSPRNAVLNLISKTKPDIFVHAIVNGSYNAPFFVTRFREALFHFSALFDMLDTNMPREDKMRLKFEKEFYGREVMNVIACEGSERVERPETYKQWQVRNVRAGLKQLPLDPLVIKKLKCKVKARYHEDFVVDEDGNWMLQGWKGRIVYASSAWIPA, from the coding sequence ATGGGTTCCGATTCTCGTTACACTGAATTCCCTGGTTCTAACAAATTTGAGGATGAGATCTTGTTTCCGGTTTCGAATCAGAATCAAAATGTTACTAATGGATTCAAATTTGAAGATTTAGACCTCGACCATGTAGAAAATCCACTTGTTTTGTCTGACCCCGATCCGGGTAACTCTGCTTTGTCATCGATCACGAGCATGGATGGAGATTCTCCTTCTGATGATAACGACTCGGAGAATCTCCTCAAATACATAAGCCAGATGCTTATGGAAGAGAACATGGAAGAGAAGCCCTGCATGTTTCATGACCCGTTGGCTCTTCAAGCTGCTGAGAGATCACTTTATGATATTCTTGGTGAGAAGAACCTGCCCTCCTCACCCAATGAATCTCCTTCTTATGGTGATCAGTTTTTGGTTGATAGCCCAGATGATAGTTTTTGGAGTAGCCGCAGTGATTATAGTAGCAATAGCAGTTCTACTTCTAATACTGCTAGTTTGGTTGATCCTCAATGGAATAATGAGTCTAGGGAATCCAAACCATCGTTTGTGCAAATGCCTCTTTCTCCTAGTTTTGTTTTCCAGTCTGCTGCAAATCCCAGTTCACAATCATCATTCAAATTACACAATGGGTTAGCAAGTAATAGTGATAGTGCCATAAAGCCCCCTGTGGGTAACATTGTGGTACGAAATATTTTCAGTGACAGTGATATGGCATTACAGTTCAAGAGAGGTGTAGAGGAAGCTAGTAAGTTCCTTCCCAAGGGTAATCCACTGGTTATTGATTTAGAGAACAGTTCATTGGCATCAGAGATGAACAGAAATGCCCCAAATGTGGCAGTGAAGGCTGAGAAGGAAGACAAGGAGTATTTGCCTGAATGGTTGACAGGAAAGAAGAATCGTGAGCGGGAGTATGGAgattttgaggaagaaagaagTAACAAGCAGAGTGCAGTTTATGTAGATGAGAGCGAACTGTCAGAGATGTTTGATATGCTATTAGGAGTTGGGGATGGATGCCAGCCTCATCAGTGTGTACTTCATGAGGCTAAACAACGTGAGTCAGGCAAGACTTTGCAGCAGAATGGGCAAACTAGGGGAACTAATGGTAGCAAGACTAGGGCTAAGAGACAAGGAAATAACGAGGAAGTTGTTGATTTGAGGACTTTTCTAATTCTTTGTGCGCAAGCAGTCTCTGTGAATGATTGCAGAACTGCTAATGAACTGCTGAAGCAGATCAGGCAGCACTCTTCACCTCTCAGTGATGGATCTCAGAGGTTGGCTCATTGTTTTGCTAATGCCCTTGAAGCACGTTTAGCTGGAACTGGTACCCAGATATACACGGCTTTGTCTGCTGAAAAAACATCAGCTGTGGATATGTTGAAAGCTTATCAAGCTTACATTTCAGCTTGCCCGTTTAAGAAGATTGCTTTTATCTTTGCAAACCATAGTATTATGGATGTGGCTGAGAAGGCATCTTCACTTCATATAATAGATTTTGGTATATTGTATGGTTTCCAGTGGCCTTCCCTCATCTATCGCCTCTCATGTAGACCTGGTGGTCCTCCCAAACTGCGCATTACAGGAATAGAGCTTCCCCAAAGTGGTTTCCGGCCAGCAGAGAGAGTTCAAGAGACAGGTTGCCGCTTGGCAAAGTGTTGTGAGCGCTATAATGTTCCATTTGAGTACAATGCCATAGCTCAGAAATGGGATACCATCCAAATTGATGACCTGAAGATCGATCGCAATGAAGTTCTTGCTGTAAACTGTGTCTTTAGATTTAAAAATCTGCTTGATGAGACTGTTGTAGTTAACAGTCCCCGGAATGCTGTTCTAAACTTAATCAGCAAGACAAAACCAGATATATTTGTCCATGCTATTGTCAATGGATCGTATAATGCTCCATTTTTTGTCACAAGGTTCAGGGAGGCACTGTTCCATTTCTCTGCTTTGTTTGATATGTTAGATACTAATATGCCCCGTGAAGATAAGATGAGGTTGAAGTTTGAAAAAGAGTTCTATGGTCGGGAGGTTATGAATGTCATAGCGTGTGAGGGCTCAGAGAGGGTTGAGAGACCTGAGACATACAAGCAATGGCAGGTTCGGAACGTGAGAGCTGGGCTGAAGCAGCTTCCCTTGGACCCTCTTGTCATCAAGAAATTGAAGTGTAAGGTGAAGGCTAGGTACCATGAAGATTTTGTGGTCGATGAAGATGGCAACTGGATGCTGCAAGGATGGAAGGGACGGATTGTCTACGCATCCTCTGCCTGGATTCCTGCATAG